A single window of Deltaproteobacteria bacterium DNA harbors:
- a CDS encoding DUF134 domain-containing protein, with protein MSPRPKKIRHCGCKLKGRAFKPTGMPMGALEKIRMYRDEIEAMKLCDLDGLTQEEAGLRMGVSRGTVQRILSSARRKSAEALSGCKAIILDEVVCGKSEEK; from the coding sequence ATGTCACCGAGACCCAAGAAAATACGTCATTGCGGATGCAAGCTGAAGGGGCGCGCCTTCAAGCCGACGGGGATGCCGATGGGGGCGCTGGAAAAGATCAGGATGTACCGTGACGAGATCGAGGCGATGAAGCTCTGCGATCTCGACGGGCTGACTCAGGAGGAGGCGGGTCTGCGGATGGGGGTCTCCCGGGGGACGGTTCAGCGGATCCTGAGTTCCGCAAGACGAAAGAGCGCCGAGGCGCTTTCCGGCTGCAAGGCGATTATCCTGGACGAAGTCGTCTGCGGGAAATCCGAAGAGAAATAA
- a CDS encoding diguanylate cyclase, producing the protein MKICFPVKENNGLQSRIYGHFGSAPMFVVVEEGTGGSSEPEVEIVQNGNMNHVHGQCSPVRALGGTSVDCIVVGGIGGGALNKLSSMGIRVFRAQGGTIGKNLDLLREDQLKPIDPSMTCTGHDHGGGCAH; encoded by the coding sequence ATGAAAATCTGTTTTCCGGTCAAAGAAAACAACGGATTGCAAAGCCGTATCTACGGACATTTCGGGTCCGCACCGATGTTCGTCGTCGTAGAAGAGGGGACCGGCGGCTCGTCGGAACCGGAGGTTGAGATCGTACAGAACGGGAACATGAATCATGTTCACGGTCAGTGTAGTCCGGTACGCGCTCTCGGAGGCACAAGCGTCGACTGTATCGTTGTAGGCGGGATCGGAGGCGGGGCGCTCAACAAGCTTTCGTCCATGGGAATCCGGGTCTTTCGCGCACAGGGCGGAACCATCGGGAAGAACCTGGATCTGCTCCGGGAGGATCAACTCAAGCCGATTGATCCCTCCATGACCTGCACGGGGCATGACCATGGCGGCGGGTGCGCTCACTGA
- a CDS encoding DUF302 domain-containing protein — translation MKEEMVLERTSPVGIDETLEKLRSAVEKANWVVSDVKPLHKSVKKNGGDDLRPVHIMQVCNAQHASELLRNDETRFASAYMPCTISVYEREDGSVGVATVNMAPVGEALGGVFREVMSVPVAAQMQGFLDAL, via the coding sequence ATGAAAGAAGAAATGGTTCTGGAAAGGACGAGTCCCGTCGGCATCGACGAGACCCTGGAGAAACTCCGGTCCGCCGTGGAAAAGGCGAACTGGGTGGTGTCGGATGTAAAGCCGCTCCACAAATCGGTGAAGAAAAACGGCGGGGACGATCTCCGGCCGGTCCATATCATGCAGGTCTGCAACGCGCAACATGCGTCCGAGCTTCTGCGGAACGACGAGACCCGGTTTGCCTCGGCCTACATGCCCTGCACGATTTCCGTCTATGAAAGAGAGGACGGTTCCGTCGGCGTGGCCACGGTGAACATGGCCCCGGTGGGAGAGGCGTTGGGCGGAGTCTTCCGCGAGGTGATGAGTGTGCCGGTCGCGGCACAGATGCAGGGCTTCCTGGATGCCCTGTAA
- a CDS encoding TolC family protein: MMVAFSYREADDKSCRSYRWTTAFSLSLLLLFLPGTLFADPPQTLTLTEGIRTTLKNHPALKAAGYALNAADEAVREARGGFLPRIDLSETFNRTTGPGEVFWTELSQERFSLSDFAATNPNDPDAISNYNTQVTLVQPLYTGGKLSAGYQISKLQRGAVEKKREQTRQQVIREFTTAYYRALLAGRYVKVAEKAKAAVEAHVKMARDLLEQGMVLRSDLLRAQVRLSEVESRLITAKNQRKLALANLNRIMGVDQGRDYQLVDQEKTTPSPPEEELPQLIREAEAHRPDLAGLKRMKEAAEKGVTVARSAFLPHINLVARYDRNDRDFLGSDGEYWSVMAVAGINLFEGLSGRARVRRARADAARMSSLVTRAEEGIEMEVRKAYLNMKEAGARLEVARRTVAMSEAGMKIVEDRYRNGMGRITELLDTEASLTRARTDEARARYDLNLSRTHLDFALGRL, encoded by the coding sequence ATGATGGTTGCTTTTTCATACAGAGAGGCCGACGATAAATCGTGTCGCTCGTACCGATGGACCACGGCGTTCTCCCTGTCCTTGCTCCTGCTTTTTCTGCCGGGCACGCTCTTCGCAGACCCGCCGCAGACCCTCACTCTAACCGAGGGAATCCGGACCACCCTGAAGAATCATCCGGCGCTGAAAGCCGCCGGGTATGCCCTCAATGCGGCCGATGAGGCGGTCCGGGAGGCCCGGGGCGGATTCCTCCCCCGGATTGATCTTTCGGAAACATTCAACCGGACGACCGGTCCCGGCGAAGTCTTCTGGACCGAGCTCTCCCAGGAGCGTTTCTCCCTCTCCGACTTCGCAGCGACCAACCCGAACGATCCCGACGCGATCTCCAACTACAACACGCAGGTGACCCTGGTGCAGCCCCTCTACACCGGGGGAAAATTGAGCGCCGGTTACCAGATCTCCAAACTGCAACGCGGTGCGGTGGAAAAGAAACGTGAACAGACCCGGCAACAGGTCATCCGGGAATTCACGACCGCCTACTACAGGGCGCTGCTCGCCGGACGCTACGTGAAGGTCGCCGAAAAAGCGAAGGCAGCGGTCGAGGCCCATGTGAAAATGGCCCGGGATCTTCTGGAGCAGGGAATGGTCCTTCGATCCGACCTGCTCCGGGCACAGGTCCGCCTGTCGGAGGTCGAATCCCGCCTGATTACCGCGAAGAATCAACGGAAGCTGGCCCTGGCAAACCTGAACCGGATCATGGGGGTTGACCAGGGACGGGATTACCAACTGGTCGATCAGGAGAAGACAACCCCGTCCCCGCCGGAGGAGGAACTGCCGCAACTCATCCGGGAGGCGGAGGCACACCGCCCTGACCTCGCGGGTTTGAAACGGATGAAAGAGGCCGCAGAGAAGGGGGTCACCGTCGCCCGTTCGGCCTTCCTGCCGCATATTAATCTCGTGGCACGCTACGACCGGAACGATCGGGACTTCCTCGGCAGCGACGGCGAATACTGGTCCGTCATGGCCGTGGCCGGGATCAACCTTTTCGAGGGGCTCTCCGGCCGGGCCAGGGTGAGACGTGCAAGGGCCGATGCGGCCCGGATGTCGAGCCTTGTGACCCGTGCCGAGGAGGGGATCGAGATGGAGGTCCGAAAGGCCTATCTCAATATGAAGGAGGCCGGGGCGCGTTTGGAGGTCGCCCGCAGGACGGTCGCAATGTCGGAGGCGGGAATGAAGATCGTCGAGGACCGCTACCGGAACGGTATGGGACGAATCACCGAACTCCTCGATACGGAAGCCTCCCTGACCCGGGCAAGGACCGACGAGGCCCGTGCGCGTTACGATCTCAATCTTTCCCGGACCCATCTCGACTTCGCCCTGGGAAGACTGTAA
- a CDS encoding ATP-binding protein: MKYHREINKIRAKMASNPWPKYLQSIEINGIRGWEGEEIRFGFPVTVIAGENGTGKSTIIKAAACAYGSPEGKKKTYYPSAFFPDTPWEKITGAKIKYKIYEGGNVRNFSYGKKTERWRPSGQKRIRNVIIQDISRTLPLDATVGYAKIAKQSVNEVSSSMLSDEIIKYYSSIIGRNYTEAKFSISDIDRKREVGVVSLSGTEISQFHQGAGEDAXLDLLSILQDIPDTSLVLIDEVEASLHPRSQRRLIHFLLWLSRTKQIQVILTTHSPYVLEELPPDARVLVERKTSGIEILYNISPNFALNRMDDIDAPELYIFTEDNEALILSRTILQNSGIDVTRISFIDIGASNIVNAIAAATSNERFPVKALALVDADTEPQNGAIKLPGEYCPEKQVILDVRNQATENLASRLELSEASIISAIDDTITMPDPHDWPENLSKLLGQTVSYIWQTMCIVWVKHCASPDDINLIKETVIDMLEL, translated from the coding sequence ATGAAATACCACAGAGAAATAAATAAAATTCGAGCTAAAATGGCCAGCAATCCATGGCCCAAATACCTACAATCTATTGAGATAAATGGTATTCGTGGGTGGGAAGGCGAGGAAATAAGGTTCGGTTTCCCTGTTACTGTAATTGCAGGTGAAAATGGAACCGGAAAATCTACAATAATTAAAGCTGCTGCATGCGCCTATGGCAGCCCAGAAGGAAAGAAAAAGACTTATTACCCTTCGGCTTTTTTTCCGGATACACCTTGGGAAAAAATCACAGGCGCAAAAATTAAGTATAAAATTTATGAAGGCGGCAATGTTCGTAATTTTTCATATGGCAAAAAAACTGAAAGATGGAGGCCTTCAGGGCAGAAAAGAATTCGTAATGTTATTATTCAAGACATCTCAAGGACACTCCCTTTGGATGCAACTGTTGGTTATGCAAAAATAGCTAAACAGTCAGTAAATGAAGTATCATCTAGTATGTTATCAGACGAGATAATAAAATATTACTCTAGCATAATTGGTAGAAATTATACTGAAGCAAAATTTTCAATATCTGATATTGATAGAAAAAGAGAGGTAGGAGTTGTATCTTTAAGTGGTACAGAAATTTCACAATTTCATCAAGGTGCTGGTGAAGACGCNNCTCTAGATCTTCTTTCAATACTACAAGATATACCAGATACATCGTTAGTCCTAATTGACGAAGTCGAAGCTTCTTTACATCCTAGATCACAGCGAAGGCTCATACATTTCCTACTATGGCTATCTAGAACCAAACAAATACAGGTAATTCTTACAACGCATAGTCCATATGTCCTGGAAGAGCTTCCGCCAGATGCAAGAGTATTAGTAGAAAGAAAAACATCTGGAATAGAAATACTTTATAATATATCACCAAATTTTGCTCTTAATAGAATGGATGATATTGATGCACCAGAATTGTATATTTTTACAGAAGACAATGAAGCTTTGATACTATCAAGAACAATTTTACAAAATTCAGGTATTGATGTAACGAGGATTTCATTTATAGACATAGGCGCTTCAAATATTGTTAATGCAATAGCAGCTGCAACTTCAAACGAAAGGTTCCCAGTTAAGGCTTTAGCATTAGTTGATGCAGATACAGAACCACAAAATGGGGCAATTAAACTACCAGGTGAGTATTGCCCAGAAAAACAAGTGATTTTAGATGTTCGTAACCAAGCAACTGAGAATCTTGCATCTAGGCTTGAGCTATCTGAAGCATCAATAATCTCAGCAATAGATGATACTATTACAATGCCAGATCCACATGACTGGCCAGAAAATCTATCAAAGCTACTCGGTCAAACAGTCAGCTACATATGGCAAACAATGTGTATTGTATGGGTGAAACACTGTGCTTCTCCAGATGATATCAACCTAATCAAAGAAACAGTAATCGACATGCTAGAACTATAA
- a CDS encoding class I SAM-dependent methyltransferase, which yields MMKREFPDWEKLYQEEEVESMPWFRPTLDDDIAAALEEWKIKPGAVLDNGTGPGTQAIALAERGFQVTATDLSETAIVKARSRADKAGAKIDFRQDDILKSRLDGGFDLICDRGCFHVVSPEERPVYVETVHRLLREEGILLLKCFSRLETREEGPYRFSPEEIRTLFEGRFRILEIRESLFRGNRRPFPKALFSVMRRA from the coding sequence ATGATGAAACGGGAATTCCCGGACTGGGAAAAACTTTATCAAGAGGAAGAAGTGGAATCGATGCCGTGGTTTCGGCCTACGCTGGATGACGACATCGCAGCCGCGCTGGAGGAGTGGAAGATCAAGCCCGGAGCGGTACTCGATAACGGAACCGGGCCGGGCACACAGGCAATCGCCCTGGCCGAACGCGGCTTCCAGGTGACCGCTACCGACCTCTCCGAGACCGCGATCGTCAAGGCCCGCTCCCGGGCGGACAAGGCGGGAGCGAAGATCGACTTTCGGCAGGACGATATTTTAAAGAGCCGCCTGGACGGCGGCTTTGATCTGATCTGTGATCGCGGCTGTTTTCACGTCGTCTCCCCGGAGGAGAGGCCGGTCTATGTCGAAACGGTCCACCGCCTTCTCCGCGAAGAAGGGATCCTCTTGCTCAAGTGTTTCAGCCGCCTCGAGACCCGGGAGGAAGGACCCTATCGGTTCTCCCCGGAGGAGATCCGTACACTTTTTGAGGGGCGGTTCCGGATCCTCGAGATCCGGGAGTCCCTCTTCCGCGGCAACCGGCGGCCCTTCCCGAAGGCGCTCTTCTCCGTCATGCGCAGGGCCTGA
- a CDS encoding FAD-dependent oxidoreductase: MTKGRVLVLGGGFGGVEGAIHLSRAGFDVTLVSERDFAYLYPVSIWIPTGEIDFDDACLDLLRISSRYRFKLLRGKVTGIDPEGCRVEVDGDRTDSFDFMLIALGGAKMKPAGVEHTLSICGRPKDSLEIKKRVEALIAGGGGRIAVGFGGNPKDPSAVRGGPAFEQVFNLHHFFVKKGWRNSFSLTMFAPMEKPGIRLGEGAVEKVYDFLNRMKIDRRFGVKITRFEEGGVVFADDSRLESDLTLFIPAGTGLPLFREAGLPLNDAGFIRIDPSCRVEGTKRIFAVGDSAAIDGPKWRAKQGHLAEAMARVAAANIRAAAAGRDPEENYIDHVSILCVMDYGNGAAVVHRSTKRSFMVPLPIVGHLLKKSWGLYWKLTKTGRIMRLPGF, encoded by the coding sequence ATGACGAAAGGCCGTGTTCTCGTACTGGGCGGCGGTTTCGGCGGGGTTGAAGGAGCGATCCATCTGAGCCGGGCGGGATTCGACGTAACCCTCGTCTCGGAACGGGACTTTGCTTATCTTTACCCCGTTTCCATCTGGATCCCGACGGGGGAGATCGATTTCGACGATGCCTGTCTCGATCTGCTCCGGATCTCCTCCCGCTATCGGTTCAAACTCCTCCGGGGGAAGGTGACCGGAATCGATCCGGAAGGGTGCCGCGTCGAGGTGGACGGCGACCGGACCGACTCCTTCGATTTCATGCTGATCGCCCTGGGCGGGGCGAAGATGAAGCCCGCGGGGGTGGAACATACCCTCTCCATCTGCGGCCGCCCCAAAGATTCCCTTGAGATCAAAAAGCGGGTCGAGGCCCTCATTGCCGGGGGAGGCGGGAGGATTGCCGTCGGTTTCGGCGGCAACCCCAAAGATCCTTCGGCGGTCCGGGGCGGACCGGCCTTTGAGCAGGTTTTCAACCTCCATCACTTTTTTGTCAAAAAGGGGTGGCGGAACTCCTTCTCCCTGACGATGTTCGCTCCCATGGAGAAACCGGGGATCCGGTTAGGGGAAGGCGCTGTGGAGAAGGTCTATGATTTCCTCAACCGGATGAAAATCGACCGGCGTTTCGGCGTCAAGATCACGCGCTTCGAGGAAGGGGGGGTCGTCTTTGCCGATGATTCGCGTCTTGAAAGCGACCTCACCCTCTTCATCCCAGCGGGGACGGGACTCCCCCTCTTCCGGGAGGCAGGGCTCCCCCTCAATGATGCCGGGTTTATCCGGATCGATCCCTCCTGCCGGGTCGAAGGCACGAAGAGGATCTTTGCGGTCGGGGATTCCGCCGCCATAGACGGCCCGAAATGGCGGGCCAAACAGGGACATCTCGCCGAGGCCATGGCCCGGGTTGCCGCCGCCAATATCCGGGCGGCCGCCGCCGGACGGGACCCGGAGGAAAACTATATCGACCACGTCAGCATCCTCTGCGTCATGGACTATGGAAACGGCGCCGCCGTCGTTCACCGGAGTACGAAGCGATCCTTCATGGTTCCCCTGCCGATTGTCGGACACCTGCTGAAAAAAAGCTGGGGCCTCTACTGGAAGCTGACCAAGACCGGCAGGATCATGCGCCTGCCCGGCTTTTAG
- a CDS encoding sulfite exporter TauE/SafE family protein, with protein MEQTLLLSLIFFIISTLFSMIGLGGGILYVPILLFTGFTFKQAPAISLILITATSLSALFTFHRNRRVDWKLALVIDPPTDVMAFVGGYFSALVPEPVLRVCLAVTLMIAGTLMFRNRPKSGGIHPAEKSRWSWHREFNGVSYRVNLPLVLTATALIGILSGMLGITGGIIKLPIMVLLCGVPMDIAVATSTVMVTVTALSGLAGHAVNGYIDWSTGLLLAITAVSGGLLGSRISLSMNRVRLKQIFGGVVWLIAIRIMIQQFL; from the coding sequence ATGGAACAGACCCTTCTTCTTTCCCTGATCTTCTTCATCATCTCCACCCTCTTCTCGATGATCGGGCTGGGCGGAGGCATCCTCTATGTGCCGATCCTCCTCTTCACGGGCTTCACCTTCAAGCAGGCGCCGGCGATCAGTCTCATCCTGATCACGGCGACCTCGCTTTCGGCCCTCTTCACCTTTCACCGCAACCGGAGGGTCGACTGGAAACTGGCCCTGGTCATCGATCCTCCGACGGATGTGATGGCATTCGTTGGGGGATACTTCAGCGCCCTCGTGCCGGAGCCGGTCTTGCGTGTCTGCCTCGCCGTGACCCTGATGATCGCGGGGACCCTGATGTTCCGGAACCGTCCCAAGAGCGGGGGAATACACCCGGCGGAAAAGAGCCGCTGGTCCTGGCACCGGGAGTTCAACGGGGTTTCCTACCGGGTCAACCTTCCCCTGGTCTTGACTGCAACGGCGTTGATCGGTATCCTGTCGGGGATGTTGGGGATCACCGGGGGAATTATCAAACTGCCGATCATGGTCCTGCTCTGCGGCGTACCGATGGATATCGCCGTCGCCACATCCACGGTGATGGTCACCGTCACCGCCCTGTCGGGCCTTGCCGGACACGCGGTGAACGGTTATATTGACTGGTCGACAGGGCTTCTCCTGGCGATCACGGCGGTCTCGGGTGGGCTTCTTGGAAGCCGGATCTCCCTTTCCATGAACAGGGTCCGCCTGAAACAGATCTTCGGGGGGGTTGTCTGGCTGATCGCAATTCGGATCATGATTCAGCAGTTTCTTTAA